The following are from one region of the Sorghum bicolor cultivar BTx623 chromosome 2, Sorghum_bicolor_NCBIv3, whole genome shotgun sequence genome:
- the LOC8057963 gene encoding expansin-B11, producing the protein MAAKLCTLLLAAVVVLSLLVSPIACSRKLSKTKPKTKPAARVIHKPAAAPAVKASHKPATPAKSHTNHTTLYGSGGWLSGAGATYYGAPNGDGGEGGACGYQTAVGKQPFDSMIAAGSAPLYRGGEGCGACYEVKCTSNAACSGQPVTIVITDLSPGGLFPGEVAHFDMSGTAMGAMAKPGRGMADKVRAGGVVRVQYRRVPCKYPGVNVAFKVDQGANPFYFNVLIEFEDDDGDLSAVDLMEAGSSVWTPMAHNWGATWRLNNGRRLRAPFGLRLTSDSGRVLVASNAIPAAWTPGKTYRSLVNYP; encoded by the exons ATGGCGGCGAAGCTGTGCACATTACTGCTGGCTGCAGTGGTCGTGCTCTCACTTCTAGTGAGCCCCATTGCTTGCAGCCGCAAGCTCAGCAAGACCAAGCCCAAGACAAAGCCTGCAGCCAGAGTCATCCACAAGCCAGCGGCCGCGCCTGCTGTCAAAGCCAGCCACAAGCCGGCAACTCCTGCCAAGTCCCACACCAACCACACCACTCTCTATGGCTCCGGCGGCTGGCtgtccggcgccggcgccacgTACTACGGCGCCCCTAACGGCGACGGCGGTGAAG GCGGCGCGTGCGGCTACCAGACCGCCGTCGGGAAGCAGCCGTTCGACTCGATGATCGCCGCGGGGAGCGCGCCGCTTTACAGGGGAGGCGAGGGCTGCGGCGCCTGCTACGAGGTGAAATGCACGAGCAACGCGGCGTGCTCCGGCCAGCCGGTGACCATCGTCATCACGGACCTGTCCCCGGGCGGGCTGTTCCCGGGCGAGGTCGCGCACTTCGACATGAGCGGCACGGCCATGGGCGCCATGGCGAAGCCCGGGCGCGGCATGGCCGACAAGGTCCGCGCCGGCGGCGTCGTGAGGGTCCAGTACAGGAGGGTGCCGTGCAAGTACCCCGGCGTGAACGTCGCCTTCAAGGTGGACCAGGGCGCCAACCCGTTCTACTTCAACGTGCTCATCGAGTtcgaggacgacgacggcgacctcAGCGCCGTCGACCTGATGGAGGCCGGCAGCAGCGTGTGGACGCCCATGGCGCACAACTGGGGCGCAACGTGGCGCCTCAACAACGGCAGGAGGCTCAGAGCGCCGTTCGGGCTCCGGCTCACCTCCGACTCCGGCAGGGTGCTCGTCGCCAGCAACGCCATCCCGGCCGCGTGGACGCCCGGCAAGACCTACCGTTCCTTGGTCAACTACCCCTGA